From a single Salmo salar chromosome ssa22, Ssal_v3.1, whole genome shotgun sequence genomic region:
- the LOC106583472 gene encoding zinc finger protein 184 yields the protein MTKLKLLNVFLSERLAAAAKEIFIEVENILIEYQEEITRSKAENDRLRGLLDVAFQFTPAQQPIQLIASDEEVSPKHQQHCEQEWSPSLGQEDPEPTQFKEEHELRTSQLEEQFQGLESDTESIFTPSCVKSDYNQDSLQPLNLYQIQTVEVGEGNTPSLPANRTEAIKPEPEGEGFEISEPSNPQSFYAMNLDNAEAQSENGIYFNEIDSDGFPSEFEVPQPNQPRSARRGQRICIAKTVKKNTDEKPYQCNVCGKSFHHMSKLRTHLRVHTGERPFSCPECGKCFSQSGEVNRHLKTHNRHRAYLSGL from the exons ATGACAAAGCTGAAGCTGCTAAATGTGTTTTTAAGTGAGAGATTAGCTGCAGCTGCTAAAGAAATATTTATAGAGGTGGAAAATATTTTAATCGAATACCAGGAAGAAATCACTCGTTCAAAGGCAGAGAATGACCGTCTTCGCGGGCTACTGGACGTCGCGTTCCAGTTTACGCCAG CACAACAGCCCATTCAGCTTATAGCCTCTGATGAGGAGGTTTCCCCTAAGCATCAGCAGCACTGTGAACAAGAGTGGAGCCCCAGTCTGGGCCAGGAGGACCCAGAGCCAACACAGTTTAAAGAGGAACATGAGCTCAGGACCAGTCAGTTGGAAGAGCAGTTTCAAGGGCTGGAATCGGATACAGAATCCATATTCACTCCTTCCTGTGTGAAAAGTGACTATAATCAGGATTCGCTTCAGCCCTTAAATCTTTACCAAATTCAAACTGTGGAGGTCGGAGAGGGAAACACTCCGTCTCTCCCCGCCAACAGAACTGAAGCAATCAAACCAGAACCTGAAGGAGAGGGCTTTGAAATATCCGAACCAAGCAATCCACAATCCTTCTATGCCATGAATCTAGACAATGCCGAAGCTCAGAGTGAAAATGGTATATATTTCAATGAGATAGACAGTGATGGATTTCCCTCTGAGTTTGAGGTACCACAGCCAAATCAACCGAGGAGTGCCAGGAGAGGGCAAAGAATATGCATAGCAAAGACTGTGAAAAAGAACACTGATGAGAAGCCGTACCAGTGCAACGTCTGTGGGAAAAGTTTTCATCACATGTCCAAACTTAGAACACATCTAAgggtacacacaggagagaggccaTTCAGCTGTCCAGAGTGTGGGAAATGTTTCAGCCAGTCTGGCGAAGTCAACAGACACCTTAAAACACACAATCGGCACAGGGCCTATTTATCCGGCCTATGA